AGGTGAATTTGAAATCTACTTTGAAGCCCTTGGCACATAATTTGAATGGATTAGATCTTTTACATTAATAAGTTCAATTAATGTTGTGGGGGTGGACTAAATAAAAGTAGTTTGCTCATGGGTTTagagaaaaaaggaaggaaaaaggTAAAGACGAGCAAGACAGGCCCAGCATATGTAAATTCCCACCATCACCTCCAATTTTTCCACCTCTAATGCTGACGTGGTTGGATCTAGACTCTACACGTGGAATGGCTATGAGCAAGGAAAAGGAACATTGGCTAGGAGAAAGGATCTTTGGTCCATGCCAATTGAGTGACCATCTTTGGAAGAGTGAGATTTGCACCTGACATGGACACCCAACACTCACAAAAAGAGGATAGTGACCCTCTTTGGTCAGAGGTTATGAAATCCTTCCCTCCTTTTGGTTGTGCTTGTGCTGGACCACTGTTGGGGACACATGCATTACTCTCAATGCTCTTGATGTCCCTTTTCTTGTCCAAGGATTGCTTCCCACGTAGTAGCAGGGTTACTTTTCACACCATTATACTGACCTTAGCATGCTTACTCTCTCTTCTCCAGCCACTACATAGTACATCAATTGTATTAGGGTTCAAATAGGAGAATCACAGTTTGACATCTGTTTTGTGTACATAGCAACATTCCTTGGACTATAAGAGGAACATGTTGTAAGACTATTAGGGCAAGAACTAGgatagaaaaatagagaaaaagggTAGAAAGTTTGTAAGAAAGTGAGGTAGAGAAAAGACCTCTCCTGTAGCAAGAACATTACCACTATACAAGAGAAACCTCCATTTTCACATAATAAAAAGCTTGACAAAGTAAGGGACATTCACTCTTACTCACCCGTGGTTTTTCATCCCTTTCAAAGAGTTTTCCAAGTACATTCCATTGTCATCTTTATTTCCTTGCactactttctttttctctcgaCGTTATGATGTTAAAGCTTCCATTTTTATCTTTCTTAAGCTTTTTCATCAAAATGAACTATTAGATATCTCataaactttttcacaagagTTTTACAAATCTAACTTGTACATACAAATCCTGAGTTTGAAATCTCTTGTAACATCTTGGGGATAACCTCAtctatcaacaaaaaaaaaaaaaaaaaaaaaaaaaaagaagataacctcatctatcaaaaaaaaaagttaatgtaAGATTACCACCATTGAATAAGGTGATGAGATTAGAGTAATTTGATGTAATCTTAGATAATATTCACATTATGATGATATGACCTTAATTTGATGCATATCACAGCAAACTAAACACTCCCTTATATGCGATGTTGCTATTCAATGTGATgctatgatgatttgagatttCATGTTAATTATTTATTAGATGTATTATACCCACAAAGAAAAATGTACAAGTATTGTAGACTTTCTAATGTGgcttaaaaaagaataatgctaCAAATATAACAATTTTCACAGCATGTTGACAAATTATAATTGGAGTTTATTTGTGCTCATCAATGACATTACTTTTTAACTTATCATTTAAAACTTGACATTTTGatagttacaaatttttatttgtaccTCTAGAGTTGTTTTAAAAATCTCTTAAAGCTAATGAAAAAGAGTTCATTTTTTGTTCCCTTAGCTTATTTTGTgctattaaatatatttatctcaacctttaataattttaaaaaacaaataaactctagtatttcatttttaagtaAGAGCATTTTTAGCAGCTTTTTGGAGATGAAGTAGCTACTTTTACTCTTTAcctatttacttttttaaatatactTTCTAACAGACtctttatcattattttaatctcatttaaatattatttctttgtttattatttattttttaatattttttatcattcattTATAttcatttccaaaattttttttttaattttcaactattatattttttaaatcttataatgataatattttccaaaatttcaatcTTTGTTGTTCgcaatttaattttaatttccacatttatattatttatgtaaggATAAAGGGTTGAGAAAAGGATATTGGGCCATAGGCCATGTCCGAAGACATTAAGTCGTCCGAGGACAGGTAGACATTAACGAGGATGTATAAATTAGTAAGTTATGGAAGAAGTCTAGTCGTAAAGGATTGGGAGTATAGTCCGAGGAGAAATACCTTCTCGGCTAAGTAGAGTAGGGGTTAAAGGTTCGACCTTTCATAAAGAACAACACACCAGACGATCATACTGGTAAGGATAAGCATAAAAAAGGAATAAGACAAAGGAAAGTTGGGAAATATCTAGGAGAAAATTGCTatcaccgcattgaatgctctgcatcTAACTCTCTAGTtacattaatgtggagatgaTACTTGAGCAGAGACATGCAGTCTTACAACTACCCACAAAGACTTCAGGAATGTGCTGATGGGATATGGATCAACACCAGCAATTTGATCTACAGGTGGAGGGCTGAGATGAAGTAAAACAAgggaatataaagaagaaaaacccCATTACGGGGGGGATGGGATAACCTGGAGGAAAGAAACTGTATACTGAAGAATTGTTATTATGTTTGCCGAGGAGAATTTTCTTTGCATTAAACTGTTTATTCATGCTTTCAAATATCTTTTAGCCTACTGTGATTACTGTCTAACATGTTGGAGGAGTTTAGTTTCtaatccactctctacaaatttattgttttggggcTCTTTGAGCCTTAGTGCTTTTCACTTTTGGGCTTTCCAAGCAAACCGTGCCCTTACAATTTATTTGTTCATCTTTATCGAATCAATGTTAATTTGGCACAAGtcctttaaaaattatatgttatttaaaatttatcaaatctatATAAATTGGAATAAATTTATTCATTAATATTTGCCTAatcttatcttttaatttttaataatcatTAACTTATTAATtactctttctattttatttgaaggaaaacctatctaaatctttttttgataattaaaccTATCTAATCTTAATTTTAGggattattatttattgatatcattgttcttttaaataaatatataaaaaaactcattgttcttattattcattaacttgtaattaattttcctttaaaaacttatcaaaaaaaaaaaattccttaaaaaaaaaaacttgtcactaatttttattaaaataaaaacttataattAAGAAAAGTCCGCACGGCCTTTCCTCTTTGTCAAATATACAGAaagatttatcaaaaaaaaaaaaaacacacagacaaagagagagaaaagagaagagagatcgCCGATGAAGAATCTCCGCCCTGCTCCACCGCACCGCCACCACACCTTCGAGGAAGACCTGCCTCTCTCAAGCTAAGGACCTATTTGAGAAGTCGCTCGATCAGCCAAGTTAGATCTGCTTTCACCGTCCTCCGCCGCTCGTCCTCCTCCACGCTGCCAAGATTGGGTCAGATCGGCATCTCTGTCTATTCGATTCCATCAATGACTCGCCGATGGAACTATGATGTCTTCTTGAGCTTTAGAGGTGAAGACACCCGCGAAGGTTTTACCAGCCATTTATATAAGGCTTTGTGCGACAAAGGCATCAACACCTTCATCGATGATAAACTTCATAGGGGAGAACGAATTTCGAAAGAACTTATCCAAGTCATCAAAAGTTCATCGATTTTGGTCATTGTCTTCTCTGAAAACTACGCGGAGTCCAAATGGTGCTTGGATGAACTTGCTAAGATTGTTAAGTGTAATAAAAAGGACCCAGAGGTTCAAATTCGTCCAGTTTTTTACAATATTGATCCACCAGAAATACGAAATCAAAAGGGGAACTTTGGAAAATCACTCGCTAAACATGAAAAGAAGTTAAAGAATAACAAGAACAAGGTGCAGAGGTGGAGGGATGCTCTAAGAAAAGCAGCTATTGCATCTGGGTGGCATTACAAGAAAGGGTATGTATCTGATTGttgatatcataattcatgctTTTGTTGAGTTTGTACTGCTAATATGATGTTTATATCAATGACAGTTAtcaaaaatatatgaattgCATTCCATTTACTTTATCAAAAAATGCGTCAATTGTttgttataactcacaaccagTTATCTTGAATTCGTATTTCATCTGCTAATCTATCTAATTATATGTTTTCTTATACTCTATGATTGTCAGCTGCGCTACATATAAATCTGAATCTGACTtcatccaaaacattgttgaaGAGATAGCAAATGCTAAAGTAAATCTGACGCAGTTATATGTTGCTGAATACCCAGTTGGAATAAATTCTCGTGTAGAGGACATAGAGTCACTTTTAGATATTGGGTTAGATGAATTTTGCGTGGTAGGGATTCATGGCCTTCTTGGAGTAGGAAAGACTACAATCACAAAAGCTGTTTATAATATAATTGCTAATTGTTTTGATGGAAGCTGCCTTTTAGAGAATGTTAGAGAAAATTTAGGGATAGATGCTGGCATAATCAAACTACAAGAGCAACTTCTTAATGACATCTTAGGAAATGGAAATTGGAGAGTGGGCAGCAAATTTAGAGGAATCATTTTGGTAAAGTAGAGACTTTGCTGTAAAAAGCTTTCTTTAATTCTTGATGATGTCGATGATTCGACaagaatagaaaattttcttgGAAAATGTAATTGGTTTGCCCCTGGAAGTATCATTATAACAATAAGAAATAGACACTTGTTAGCTGCCcttaaagaaaatgtttgtACAACTTCCAAGGTCAAGGAATTCAAGGTCGAGCAATTAAACGAACATGAAGCTATTCAACTCTTTAAAGAGCATGCCTTTCCTGGAAAAAAACCTGATGAAGATTATTCTAAACTTGCAACTAAATTCATACATTTTGCCAAAGGTCTTCCACTTGCTCTATAAATAATTGCTCGTGATCTGTGTGGAAGACCTAAAGATGAATGGGAAACTGCATTagatatgtataaaaaaattcccAATAAAGACATTCAATCAAAAAGTTACATTGAAACTGTTTCTCCTCTGTCATTTCTGTCCGGTTTCTTTTTGCATTTGATGCCAAGGTATGTTTCCCTTTTTGGTAGCACTGTTTCATTTGCATCTGTTACACAATGGCAATGGATATCATATCAACTTATAAGTATATATTGTgtttctgtaaaaaaaaaaaaaaaaaaaatggaactgaataagtttctgaacttaaaaattgttatttttaaaataattatttcattttggtaaattagtcttatttttttggttaatgcaGTTGGCTGGGATACTTGCGGTTGAAGTCACTGTTAGGATTTCCTTCTGCCTTGGATGTGAGCTCAGTCTTGTTTTCATTTgtatgattttgtgtttttcttatCTGATTTGTCAAATTGAGATGCATAATTTCTGTTTGGCTTACCATGTGGCCTTACCATGGTGAAGAAAGATCTTGCAATTGTTttctagttttatttatttgtttggactTAATTGgtttcttaatttaaaaaattatgtacacCAATCACATAGAATCATGACTTTTGTAGAAAATATGCATCACTTTGAATTTTAGAAGCTACATTGAATTTGTTTGGCTGTGTGCAAGATTGTTTGagataaattgtaaatgatTTGCATTACAGCATCACACCTAAATGGTCTATAATAATTTACTTGGTTAGCTGGTCATTTAAGACATGctaaccaaaatttaaaatggcTGTGCATTTTAATGTCTTTGGTTGGGTCTCTGGAAGAATATAGTTTTGACTTATCGAAGAGCTGATTTTCAAAGATATAATCTAAAAGCACAggtctttaatattttttgttctttctctatTAATTAGGAATATTTGATATAGTGAGGATCGCAAGGCCACGATTTCATTATTGTTTGCATAACAACTGTAGTGGCTGTTATAACCCTTTTATTCCCTAAGTTTTTGCATTTAAAATGATCTTTCTATCCTTTAGCATCCTCTGTCCACATTTTATACCCAATTCTCTAAAGGTCAAACTAAATTTTCAAAGCAGTTCTGAGTCACACTATTGCCATTAGAATACAAGACAAGCATTAACGGGAAAGCTCCAATTTCAAGTCAGTCTTATATATGCAAGTAGTAAGGATAGTTGGAAAATGGAAATCAGCATTTACTATGTTAACCCACTTCTGAATTCTGCAGAAGGTTATGAGCTATAAGCATCTCAATCTTCATGGCATACTGTGAACTGAAGACAAGGGCAGTCTAGCAAATTTTTTGTggaacctttaaaaaaaatcctagaccCCACTGAGGTAAACTTGAAGGTCCTTCTCTGAACATTGATGAAGTCACCTAGACCCGACTCGGTTTAACCTACCTTACAAATTAATATGGGGATTTACAAAACTTCAaactttgttttattgttttcaaaCATCATATGTGAATGCATGCAGTGGCCAGGAGCATACTGTGACTCAAAGCATAGTTGTTGCTATCCTGAGACAGGAAAGCCTGTGACTGATTTCACCATTCGTGGACTTTGGCCTGAATACAAGGATGGCTCATATCCTTCAAACTGTGATCCTAACAGTGTCTTTGAGAAATCTCAGGTACTTATAATTTTTAGTACTATGATCTTATAAATGATTAGTGGAAGATGAATTGAGCTTATCATATATAATAACATGAATTTTTGATTCGGCACATAGTTTCTAGGGTTATCTCATATCTGTTTTTACAAATGCCGTGCATGCATctataagtgaaaaaaatacaGGTCTATGCCTCGATCAATTGCCCAAGAACTTGctaataatattttccattcattggaaaaagagaaagtaaaTGCTTTTAAACATCtcaaattattttctatatcatGGCCACtcataaaacaaaaagtttgtcttctcttttttgcaAATTGAATACAAGATTAGAGCTCCCATATGGAAATTAATGACACATTTTATATGGCCACTCTAAATTAAATCATTGTAAAGATGCAGTGAGTAAAATGTGAAACCCCTGCCCTAGGGATATATATGAGCAAGGATATGTTCGTGCACTTTAATTTTCTTATCCACTTCAAAGACCAAATGTAAAGCACACTATTATCAAGAGCTTTGTAATTTAGTGATATT
This genomic stretch from Quercus lobata isolate SW786 chromosome 3, ValleyOak3.0 Primary Assembly, whole genome shotgun sequence harbors:
- the LOC115981259 gene encoding TMV resistance protein N-like, with product MTRRWNYDVFLSFRGEDTREGFTSHLYKALCDKGINTFIDDKLHRGERISKELIQVIKSSSILVIVFSENYAESKWCLDELAKIVKCNKKDPEVQIRPVFYNIDPPEIRNQKGNFGKSLAKHEKKLKNNKNKVQRWRDALRKAAIASGWHYKKGCATYKSESDFIQNIVEEIANAKVNLTQLYVAEYPVGINSRVEDIESLLDIGLDEFCVVGIHGLLGVGKTTITKAVYNIIANCFDGSCLLENVRENLGIDAGIIKLQEQLLNDILGNGNWRVGSKFRGIILVK